A single genomic interval of Takifugu flavidus isolate HTHZ2018 chromosome 19, ASM371156v2, whole genome shotgun sequence harbors:
- the LOC130516256 gene encoding pro-opiomelanocortin-like, translating into MTYLRWLVVAMTYLCVPGFGSKCCNSSICSELSDKRRILDYIQCRFLTHAEGPEFKGVNEDEHLLRILLAIMAPEDKGTHLAAHNDERRSYSMEHFRWGKPPGRKRRPVKVLASSQEGGDSFEAAFPRQTRRQRSSNRDEQGQKRRRGSSRSPQLNQQGGRNGTYQMSHFRWGSPNVSKRSNKLMKTRLRQLTKLFRNIIDKNVKGENNTQLRRRRSS; encoded by the exons ATGACGTATCTGCGCTGGCTGGTGGTGGCCATGACGTACCTGTGCGTCCCCGGGTTTGGGTCCAAGTGCTGcaacagctccatctgcagcgaGCTGAGCGACAAGAGGAGGATACTG GACTACATTCAGTGCAGGTTCCTGACGCACGCCGAGGGCCCGGAATTCAAAGGCGTGAACGAGGACGAACACCTGCTTCGTATTCTGCTGGCCATCATGGCCCCCGAAGACAAGGGGACGCACCTGGCGGCGCACAACGACGAGCGGCGCTCCTACTCCATGGAGCACTTCCGTTGGGGGAAGCCGCCGGGGCGTAAACGCAGGCCCGTTAAGGTCTTGGCCTCCTCTCAGGAGGGGGGCGACTCCTTCGAGGCGGCTTTCCCTCGCCAGACTCGCAGGCAGCGGAGCAGTAACCGGGATGAGCAGGGGCAGAAGCGAAGAAGGGGCAGCTCCAGGTCGCCCCAACTGAACCAGCAGGGGGGCAGAAACGGGACCTACCAGATGAGCCACTTCAGGTGGGGGAGCCCCAACGTCTCCAAACGCAGCAACAAGTTAATGAAGACCCGTCTGAGACAGCTGACCAAGCTCTTCAGGAACATTATAGACAAGAACGTCAAGGGTGAGAACAACACCcaactgaggaggaggagaagtagCTGA